DNA from Drosophila suzukii chromosome 2R, CBGP_Dsuzu_IsoJpt1.0, whole genome shotgun sequence:
GGATGCAATGCGTCTCTCACGCGCCGCCCAGCACAAGGAGGATGACCGTCAGCGTGACCAGTTGCAGCAGAAGGCGCTGCGGGAGCGCGAGCTAATCCAGAAGGCAGACCAGATGACCGCGGCCCAACTGGAGGCCCAGCAACGCGAGCAGTTGGTTCTGCGCCAGCAGACTGACCAGAAGCTGCACAAACTGGCCCTGGAGGGTGTGTCCCGCTGCCAAAACAGATTCAGTCAGAAGTACGAGGGCATCGCCAGAATATTGCTCTCCCTGGACAAGGAAACAGTCCAGGTGTGCGCCACACAAAACACACAGCTCAAGGAGCTGGGCCAGAAGTTTAATCAGCTCGTTAGTAACGTCAAAGTGGGCAAGTGCGAAATGCAGAGCCAGTTTCTCTGCTATATCATCAAGGCGGAGGAGTACTGCAAGAGCCTAGACGTCTTGGAGCTGGACATCATCAAACAGCTGGCCGAGTTCTCCGAGCAGATCGAGCAGCAGGTCAAAATGGAGGACGCTAAGAAACGTGAGGAGGAACGGCAGAAGCAGCTGGAGGAGGAGAAGCACCGGCTGGAAAAGGAGGAGGCGGAGGCTAGGGAAAAGCAGCAGCTGGCCGAGACTGCTAAGGCAGAAGCCGCCAAAGATACGGCTCCCCAGGAGCCGAAAGCCCAAGAAGCGCCACCAGCCGCCACAGCAATATCTACTTGCGTTCACCCAGACAGACTGAAGTTATACAACGAGATAATTTCGCTGTATCAGTCCAAGGTGGACGCAGTGAAGCCCCTGCAAACAGACGAGTCGCTGAAGCAGTACCGCACCGGCTGCCAGAGAGCCATTAACTTACCCCTCAACGCCATCTCAGCTGTCAGTCCGCAGCACCTGACCCAGAACTTTGATAAGCTTTACAGCTTCTTTGCCGGGCAGCCGATTAAAGTGATGAATGGTTCAACCATTACCATCAACGATCATCCCCTCGCCCGAGATTATTGTATGCTTCTAATGGCCAAGAAGTTTGTCAGCCAAACGGAGACCGCAATATCCAGCAATCCGCAGGCCGCTTTTCCCTTTGCCTCTGTGATAGTGACATTCTGGAAGCTGTTGCCCGATTTTGGCCAGGTCTTCCTAGCATACATGTACAAAGAGTCTCCCTTTCTGGTGCCCTATGTGATACCCCAGCAGCAAGGTCAGACTCCGGAGCAGTACCTGAAGACCATAGGCTATCGGCTATCAGACAAAAACGAGCTGGAGAAACCGGACATCTACCTTAAGCGTCAATCGGGAATTGCTCGACTCTACGCAGCGGTGATTATTACTCAAGGACGAAAGGCAGCCGGTCCGGATCAATGCTTTGAGCTGGAGGAGGGCTGGATCTGGCTAGCTCACATGGTAAATGTTAAGCCGTTGCCCGACATCAGTGCCACGTTGATAATGGAGATCCTGCAGACCCTCGGCTTCGAGCTGTGGCGCACCTACGGCAAGCAGTTCGTAAAACTGCTGATgtatattcaaaatatttacatgCCTCAACTGGCGGCGTATGATGAAGGCGGTCCGAAGACGCGGCTGGAGATGCTCCTGGCTAAGTTCCTGCGCGAGCGGCAGATTCCGCAGGCTATCGGAGTTTTACCGCCAGGCTTTTGGTAGTCTGACaatttaattagttctgattttttaatttcaacgTGTGTATTTATAGGAAACAATATAATTTCTCAATCACTCAAAAGTGTTTTCAATCAAATAAGGATGATAAAGATGACTTTGCCTGTTGTTTTAGGCATGTTCACTTAGCTGCAGACAAAGACATCAGGTCATTTCCAGAAATGCAACAATTGAGAGCCACAACTTTATTGATTGAAGGTAGCTAAAAGGCAGAAATCATTTTATGAACGCGTTTCAAACAAACTACACGGAGGACTAGTCATCGTCCTCGTCCTCCAGATCCAAGTCATCCAGTTCGCCGGCCAGATCAACAAAGAGATCCTTGTTGATGGGGGCAGCATCGTTGGCGGGTGCAGACGACGAAGGGCCGTCCTCGTCGGCCGCTGCATCCTCGGCAGCGGCGGTTTTGgctgcttccgttgcctgatCTAGAAGTCGATTGGTGGAGGCAATGGTGCCCGAGCCGTCCACCTCCTGGGCAGCCAGCGACAGAGCGGCCAGATCCAGCTCCTTGAACTCGACGGTAttgtcgtcgtcgtcgtcctcgCGCTTGTAAATATCGAAAGCAGCGTCACCCTCCTCCATTGGTCCATCGTCGACCAGGTCGGGATTGAAGCTGAACATTTCACGACCCGAGATGCCGAACTGTTTGCCCTTGCTAAAGTCGTTCTTCTTGCGCTCCTCCTCGGCGACCAGCTTGGCCTTCTTCTCCGACAGCTTGCGTTTCTTCCAAGCCAGGAAGGACTCCAATGTGACGCGCGTCTGGTTGGGACCCAGGGCAGCGCGCTCCTTCTCGATCAGATCGACCAGCGAGATTTCCGTGGGCTTCTCTTCCTTCTTCTTGTCGCGCTTCAGCACATAACCGGCAGGCAGGGCATGCCGGTAGATGCACTTGCCACCATTGGGGCACTCCCAGAACCAGCCGTACT
Protein-coding regions in this window:
- the Gle1 gene encoding mRNA export factor Gle1; its protein translation is MSMDDMMRALDWLKVKSTLHNAALASKSCTGRTLGEDREPVWVEGSKSTPKAPPIPEELPATKEEVPLPGRNDSEPSISCFPDAQAINASIVKREMAEEGKKCVRRQLMALKDKQDAMRLSRAAQHKEDDRQRDQLQQKALRERELIQKADQMTAAQLEAQQREQLVLRQQTDQKLHKLALEGVSRCQNRFSQKYEGIARILLSLDKETVQVCATQNTQLKELGQKFNQLVSNVKVGKCEMQSQFLCYIIKAEEYCKSLDVLELDIIKQLAEFSEQIEQQVKMEDAKKREEERQKQLEEEKHRLEKEEAEAREKQQLAETAKAEAAKDTAPQEPKAQEAPPAATAISTCVHPDRLKLYNEIISLYQSKVDAVKPLQTDESLKQYRTGCQRAINLPLNAISAVSPQHLTQNFDKLYSFFAGQPIKVMNGSTITINDHPLARDYCMLLMAKKFVSQTETAISSNPQAAFPFASVIVTFWKLLPDFGQVFLAYMYKESPFLVPYVIPQQQGQTPEQYLKTIGYRLSDKNELEKPDIYLKRQSGIARLYAAVIITQGRKAAGPDQCFELEEGWIWLAHMVNVKPLPDISATLIMEILQTLGFELWRTYGKQFVKLLMYIQNIYMPQLAAYDEGGPKTRLEMLLAKFLRERQIPQAIGVLPPGFW
- the LOC108019890 gene encoding zinc finger CCCH domain-containing protein 15 homolog, whose protein sequence is MPPKKAPPGPSKKTEQKKKEKVIEDKTFGLKNKKGNKQQKFIQQVQKQVQSGGQHPRQDGDKRKEEKEKKLAEQREMASIFKPVQTQKVEKGTDPKSVVCAFFKQGLCTKGDKCKFSHDLSQENKVEKRSIYVDMRDEDDPMTNWDDAKLKEVVEKKSSGEKQRPTTDIICKFFLEAVEKSKYGWFWECPNGGKCIYRHALPAGYVLKRDKKKEEKPTEISLVDLIEKERAALGPNQTRVTLESFLAWKKRKLSEKKAKLVAEEERKKNDFSKGKQFGISGREMFSFNPDLVDDGPMEEGDAAFDIYKREDDDDDNTVEFKELDLAALSLAAQEVDGSGTIASTNRLLDQATEAAKTAAAEDAAADEDGPSSSAPANDAAPINKDLFVDLAGELDDLDLEDEDDD